A window of the Corynebacterium minutissimum genome harbors these coding sequences:
- a CDS encoding DNA polymerase III subunit gamma and tau translates to MALYRKYRPATFAEVVGQEQVTTPLSAALDAGRINHAYLFSGPRGCGKTSSARIMARSLNCEQGPTSTPCGVCDSCVSLAPGGPGNLDVTELDAASHNGVEDMRELRDRAYYAPAESRYRIFIIDEAHMISASGANALLKVVEEPPEHVIFIFATTEPEKIIGTIRSRTHHYPFRLLTPPAMKGLLERTVASENVHVDDTVYPMVIQAGGGSPRDTLSILDQLLAGAGPDGLTYDVARPLLGVTDLGLLDNTVEALANQDKAGLFRLVDDVIEAGHEPRRFAIDLLDRLRDLMIIQAVPSALEEGLVSAPTDRGEILTAQAQRFSGPQLAYLAETVNERVSSLRGATSPRLLLEILCAHLIVGTAPAAAAAGQVPAAAQPALGASSGASASGSQSGAQGQGPGAAATQRPQSAVSSAQDPAAAAAAIIAQRRSRQAAKQNAQQQEPQQSEQQSAQQPEREPVQPQQTQPQQAQQQQEQRQDTAQQDPASDIRSRWSDLRATIGHRNKVAEIMLAEARVLGVRDDTLVLGHTTGALAERINSPGTNEVIVAVLKEELNRDLKVECVIGTDPKAHGFTVEKPVQRTQWNPNQPQREASEPEEEAESPETPSSTETSDSGQAETSEQPATTDTWGAPRRIGGQEPSSDTTEQPQPTPQRQETSPQRQETPQRGATVPPKREARGSQWRSRIAQASQVAAQRDEEFAKVPQFGNGVPLPPEPGPDEGEYETPPEQYAPPAGADGAPESAGHRPETPPQPTPQQVSQPQPEYSRDDEERDMMEAAQNAGEMDHRNATEVAMELLAQELGARRL, encoded by the coding sequence GTGGCTCTTTACCGGAAATATCGTCCAGCAACGTTCGCGGAAGTGGTGGGCCAAGAGCAGGTCACCACGCCGTTGTCCGCCGCCCTCGACGCGGGGCGCATTAACCATGCGTACCTCTTTTCCGGCCCGCGTGGCTGCGGAAAGACCTCGTCGGCACGCATCATGGCACGCTCGCTCAACTGCGAGCAGGGCCCCACATCCACGCCGTGTGGCGTGTGCGATTCTTGTGTTTCCCTAGCCCCTGGCGGCCCCGGCAACCTGGACGTGACAGAGCTTGACGCCGCCTCCCACAATGGTGTGGAGGATATGCGTGAGCTGCGCGACCGCGCCTACTACGCGCCAGCCGAATCGCGCTATCGCATCTTCATCATCGATGAGGCGCACATGATTTCCGCCTCCGGCGCCAATGCCTTGCTGAAGGTGGTTGAGGAACCACCGGAGCACGTTATCTTCATCTTCGCCACGACGGAGCCGGAAAAGATTATCGGCACCATCCGTTCGCGTACCCACCACTATCCTTTCCGCCTGCTGACCCCGCCGGCTATGAAGGGCCTGTTGGAACGCACCGTAGCTTCAGAAAATGTTCACGTGGATGACACCGTCTACCCCATGGTGATCCAGGCTGGTGGCGGTTCTCCCCGTGATACCTTGTCCATTTTGGATCAGCTCCTTGCGGGTGCTGGCCCCGATGGCCTGACCTACGACGTTGCACGTCCGCTACTTGGCGTGACGGACCTTGGATTGCTTGATAACACCGTGGAAGCCTTGGCCAACCAGGACAAGGCTGGGTTGTTCAGGCTGGTCGATGATGTCATTGAAGCCGGCCACGAGCCGCGCCGCTTCGCCATTGACCTGCTCGATCGCCTGCGTGACCTCATGATTATCCAGGCCGTGCCTTCCGCCTTGGAGGAGGGGCTCGTGTCTGCGCCGACCGACCGCGGGGAGATCCTTACTGCCCAAGCGCAACGTTTCTCAGGCCCGCAGTTGGCCTACTTGGCAGAGACCGTTAACGAACGCGTGTCCTCACTGCGCGGTGCTACCTCTCCACGCTTGCTTCTGGAGATTCTCTGCGCCCACCTCATTGTGGGCACAGCCCCGGCTGCTGCCGCTGCCGGTCAAGTTCCTGCAGCCGCGCAACCAGCTTTGGGCGCATCCTCCGGCGCCTCCGCTTCTGGTAGCCAGTCCGGAGCTCAGGGCCAAGGCCCGGGCGCTGCAGCGACCCAGCGTCCGCAGTCTGCAGTATCTAGTGCCCAGGACCCTGCCGCTGCTGCTGCCGCCATCATTGCGCAGCGCCGCAGCCGCCAGGCAGCGAAGCAGAACGCTCAGCAGCAAGAACCGCAGCAGTCCGAGCAGCAATCGGCACAGCAGCCTGAGCGTGAGCCAGTGCAGCCTCAGCAGACGCAGCCGCAGCAAGCTCAGCAACAGCAAGAGCAGCGACAGGACACCGCACAGCAGGATCCGGCTAGCGACATCCGCTCTCGCTGGTCTGACCTGCGTGCCACCATTGGCCACCGCAACAAGGTCGCGGAGATCATGCTTGCTGAAGCCCGCGTCCTGGGCGTGCGCGACGACACCCTTGTCCTTGGCCACACCACGGGTGCTCTGGCAGAGCGCATCAATTCGCCGGGTACCAACGAGGTCATCGTCGCGGTCCTCAAGGAGGAGCTCAACCGCGACCTCAAGGTGGAGTGCGTCATTGGTACTGACCCCAAGGCCCACGGCTTCACTGTGGAGAAACCCGTCCAGCGCACTCAGTGGAACCCCAACCAACCCCAGCGTGAGGCTTCCGAGCCTGAAGAGGAGGCAGAGAGTCCGGAGACGCCTAGCTCCACCGAAACCTCCGATTCTGGCCAAGCGGAAACGAGTGAACAGCCGGCCACCACTGACACGTGGGGCGCGCCGCGCCGCATCGGTGGACAGGAGCCGTCGTCTGACACGACGGAGCAACCCCAGCCGACACCGCAGCGACAAGAGACGTCGCCGCAGCGACAGGAGACACCTCAGCGCGGTGCGACAGTGCCCCCAAAGAGGGAGGCTCGTGGCAGCCAATGGCGATCACGCATTGCTCAAGCGAGTCAGGTAGCAGCCCAACGCGATGAGGAGTTTGCCAAGGTTCCGCAGTTTGGAAACGGTGTTCCGTTGCCGCCGGAGCCAGGTCCGGATGAGGGTGAGTACGAGACGCCACCGGAGCAGTATGCACCGCCGGCGGGAGCGGATGGAGCGCCGGAAAGTGCAGGGCACAGGCCTGAAACACCGCCGCAGCCGACTCCACAGCAGGTCTCTCAACCCCAGCCGGAGTACTCACGCGACGACGAGGAACGCGACATGATGGAAGCCGCGCAAAACGCCGGCGAGATGGATCATCGCAACGCCACGGAAGTTGCCATGGAGCTTCTCGCACAAGAGCTAGGGGCGCGGCGACTATAG
- a CDS encoding aminotransferase class I/II-fold pyridoxal phosphate-dependent enzyme: MSLSNLDASELKELAAEVRKDYEALKAEGLNLDLTRGKPSKAQLDLSNDLLVLPGRGHYTDAAGNDLRNYGNQKGIKELRDLWGELTNMEPELLVAADSSSLNIMYDLIHLSYTFGNNSSDQPWSKEETIKWICPTPGYDRHFTITESFGFELLSVPMEEDGPDIDAVEELAKDPQVKGMWVVPMFSNPTGAVISEEKTRRLAAMETGAADFRIVWDNAYAVHTLTEDFPEVLPILEIAEQEGNPDRFWAMSSSSKITFAGSGVSFFGSSEDNLEWYLEHAGIRGIGPNKINQLAHYEFFSSAEGVRAIMRRHAALLAPKFESILRILDKRLTQYDIAEWTQPKGGYFISLNVPDGTATRVWELARDAGILLTQAGSAFPYGEDAKDHNIRLAPSLPPQEEVEAAMDGVATCVLLAAVEKLGA, encoded by the coding sequence ATGTCGCTTTCCAATCTCGACGCATCCGAGCTCAAGGAGCTTGCTGCTGAAGTACGCAAGGACTACGAGGCTCTTAAGGCTGAGGGTCTCAACCTAGATTTGACTCGCGGTAAGCCGTCTAAGGCTCAGCTGGACCTGTCCAACGATTTGCTCGTGCTGCCAGGCCGCGGCCACTACACCGACGCTGCCGGCAATGACCTGCGCAACTACGGAAACCAGAAGGGCATCAAGGAGCTGCGTGACCTTTGGGGTGAGCTCACCAACATGGAGCCGGAACTGCTTGTTGCTGCGGATTCTTCCTCGCTGAACATCATGTATGACCTGATCCACCTGTCCTACACGTTTGGCAACAACAGCTCTGATCAGCCGTGGAGCAAGGAAGAAACCATCAAGTGGATCTGCCCTACTCCGGGGTATGACCGCCACTTCACCATTACGGAGTCCTTTGGCTTCGAGCTCCTGTCGGTGCCGATGGAAGAGGATGGCCCGGATATTGACGCCGTTGAGGAGCTGGCGAAGGACCCGCAGGTCAAGGGCATGTGGGTGGTGCCGATGTTCTCCAACCCAACGGGTGCGGTTATCTCTGAGGAAAAGACCCGCCGCCTTGCCGCGATGGAGACGGGTGCGGCAGATTTCCGCATCGTGTGGGACAACGCCTACGCCGTGCACACTCTTACCGAGGACTTCCCAGAGGTTCTGCCGATTCTGGAGATCGCGGAGCAGGAAGGTAACCCGGACCGTTTCTGGGCCATGTCTTCGTCGTCGAAGATCACTTTCGCCGGTTCTGGTGTGAGCTTCTTCGGCTCCTCTGAGGACAACCTTGAGTGGTACCTCGAGCATGCAGGTATTCGCGGCATTGGTCCGAACAAGATCAACCAGTTGGCGCACTACGAGTTCTTCAGTTCCGCTGAGGGCGTGCGCGCGATTATGCGCCGTCACGCTGCACTGTTGGCACCGAAGTTTGAGTCCATCCTGCGTATCCTGGACAAGCGCCTGACTCAGTACGACATCGCGGAGTGGACTCAGCCCAAGGGCGGCTATTTCATCTCCTTGAACGTGCCAGATGGCACTGCTACTCGCGTGTGGGAGCTGGCTCGTGACGCCGGCATTCTCCTCACCCAGGCAGGCTCCGCCTTCCCCTATGGTGAGGACGCCAAGGACCACAACATCCGCCTTGCTCCGTCCCTGCCGCCGCAGGAAGAGGTAGAGGCCGCGATGGACGGCGTGGCTACCTGTGTCCTGCTGGCCGCCGTGGAGAAGCTGGGGGCATAA
- a CDS encoding YbaB/EbfC family nucleoid-associated protein produces the protein MTENDPMQQANDMNDILAQAARVQAELQKAQEEILAATVEGTAGNGLVKVTMTGGAELQDITIDKSVVDPEDIETLQDLIVGAFKEAHAAAGRLAQEKIGPLSQGMGQSQQNYDGPSIQDVFGGNQ, from the coding sequence ATGACTGAGAACGACCCGATGCAGCAGGCCAACGACATGAACGACATCCTGGCGCAGGCTGCCCGTGTCCAGGCTGAACTGCAGAAGGCACAGGAAGAAATCCTGGCCGCCACCGTGGAGGGCACCGCAGGTAATGGCCTGGTGAAGGTCACCATGACCGGTGGCGCTGAGCTGCAGGACATCACCATTGATAAGTCCGTGGTGGACCCAGAAGACATTGAGACTCTGCAGGACCTCATCGTGGGTGCCTTCAAGGAGGCTCACGCTGCTGCCGGCCGTCTTGCACAGGAGAAGATCGGCCCGCTGTCTCAGGGCATGGGCCAGTCCCAGCAGAACTACGATGGTCCGTCCATCCAGGATGTCTTCGGCGGCAACCAGTAA
- the recR gene encoding recombination mediator RecR: MFEGPLQDLIDEFSRLPGIGPKSAQRIAFHVLHQDPEDIDRLQKALGAVRDGVTFCRICCNISREEVCRICINSQRDASTICVVEEPKDIQVIERTGEYEGRYHVLGGALDPLANVGPKDLNISQLLQRLGGVLPDRELADSTPEEPLYDDTPEITEVILATDPNTEGEATAAYLVRLLRDFPGLKITRLASGMPLGGDLEFVDELTLSRALSGRLTV; the protein is encoded by the coding sequence GTGTTTGAAGGACCACTGCAGGATCTCATTGATGAGTTCTCGCGCCTGCCCGGAATCGGGCCGAAATCAGCACAGCGCATCGCTTTCCACGTGCTGCATCAGGATCCGGAGGACATCGACCGGCTGCAGAAAGCCCTCGGCGCTGTGCGCGATGGCGTGACCTTCTGCCGAATCTGCTGCAATATTTCCCGCGAAGAAGTGTGCCGCATCTGTATCAACTCACAACGCGATGCTTCCACCATCTGTGTGGTGGAAGAACCGAAGGACATTCAGGTTATCGAGCGCACTGGCGAGTATGAGGGTCGCTATCACGTGCTCGGCGGTGCGCTGGACCCGCTGGCGAATGTGGGGCCGAAGGACCTCAATATCTCGCAGTTGCTGCAGCGCCTCGGCGGCGTGCTGCCGGACCGCGAGCTTGCGGATTCCACTCCGGAAGAGCCGCTGTACGACGACACCCCGGAAATCACCGAGGTCATCCTCGCTACTGACCCGAACACTGAGGGCGAGGCTACTGCCGCTTATCTCGTTCGCCTTCTCCGGGATTTCCCCGGGCTGAAGATCACGCGATTGGCTTCAGGTATGCCGTTGGGAGGCGACCTCGAGTTCGTTGATGAGCTGACGCTTTCGCGTGCTTTGAGCGGCCGCCTAACGGTTTAG
- a CDS encoding Mur ligase family protein, protein MNFNFRNALSSARTAVATTAASLATTASRATGRGAGGMIGGLIAGAIDPTIMQNLAKKRPAVLVTGTNGKSTTTRMVAAAVRTEHSVATNDGGDNMDAGIISALLAGKEASHLVLEVDELHVPHVADNLDPTALVLLNLSRDQLDRVGEINKIERALRGAVEAHPDMLVIANCDDVLMTSVAYDAPNVIWVSAGAGWMGESVTCPRTGGHIVRDGEDWHAVKQLADGREFRRPTPTWAVTEESLVSPGGVDKLRLSLPGRANRGNAAQAVAAAVEAFGVDRHKAIAAAEGVDDVAGRYSTITLGKRTIRLLLAKNPAGWQEALSMVDRDADGLVIATNGHVADGIDMSWLWDVRFEDFEDIPVKASGERGTDLAVRLVYADISHELIDDPLTAIQSCPEGHIEVLANYTAFRDLKKALTAAVKEHSND, encoded by the coding sequence ATGAATTTTAACTTCCGAAACGCGCTGAGCTCGGCGCGTACCGCGGTGGCTACGACTGCCGCCTCGCTGGCCACCACCGCCTCGCGCGCCACTGGCCGCGGCGCCGGCGGAATGATTGGCGGCCTCATCGCAGGTGCCATCGACCCCACCATCATGCAGAACCTGGCCAAGAAGCGCCCGGCCGTCTTGGTGACCGGAACGAACGGTAAATCCACCACCACCCGCATGGTGGCAGCAGCTGTGCGCACTGAGCACAGCGTGGCTACCAACGATGGCGGTGACAACATGGACGCCGGCATTATCTCCGCGCTTCTTGCGGGCAAGGAAGCCTCCCACCTCGTCCTTGAGGTTGACGAGCTGCACGTCCCGCACGTAGCCGATAACCTCGACCCCACCGCGCTGGTCTTGCTTAATCTCTCCCGTGACCAGCTCGACCGCGTGGGCGAAATCAACAAGATTGAGCGTGCTCTCCGCGGCGCCGTGGAGGCCCACCCAGACATGCTCGTCATCGCCAACTGCGATGACGTCCTCATGACCTCGGTGGCCTATGACGCGCCGAACGTCATCTGGGTCTCCGCAGGTGCCGGCTGGATGGGCGAGTCCGTAACCTGCCCGCGCACCGGTGGCCACATTGTGCGTGATGGCGAGGACTGGCACGCGGTCAAGCAGCTTGCCGACGGCCGCGAGTTCCGCCGCCCCACCCCCACCTGGGCTGTCACGGAGGAGAGCTTGGTGAGTCCGGGTGGCGTCGATAAGCTGCGTCTTTCCCTTCCCGGCCGTGCCAACCGTGGCAACGCCGCCCAAGCCGTCGCCGCCGCGGTAGAAGCCTTCGGCGTCGACCGCCACAAGGCCATCGCCGCCGCTGAGGGCGTGGATGATGTGGCTGGGCGCTACTCCACCATCACGCTGGGCAAGCGCACGATTCGCCTGCTCCTAGCCAAGAACCCGGCCGGCTGGCAAGAGGCACTGTCCATGGTGGACCGTGACGCCGATGGCCTGGTCATCGCCACCAATGGCCACGTGGCTGACGGCATCGATATGTCCTGGCTGTGGGACGTGCGCTTTGAGGACTTCGAGGACATCCCGGTTAAAGCCTCCGGTGAGCGCGGGACGGACCTCGCGGTGCGTCTGGTCTATGCGGACATCTCGCATGAGCTTATCGACGACCCCCTGACCGCCATTCAGTCCTGCCCCGAAGGCCACATCGAGGTACTGGCCAACTACACCGCCTTCCGCGACCTCAAGAAGGCACTCACCGCCGCAGTAAAGGAGCACTCCAATGACTAG
- the leuA gene encoding 2-isopropylmalate synthase gives MSPNDSFISAPRDITTPNGPRNDNQPAWNKQRGSSMPVNRYQSFAQEVEPVTLTDRTWPDKTITVAPQWCAVDLRDGNQALIDPMSPERKHRMFDLLVKMGYKEIEVGFPSASQTDFNFVREIIEGNKIPDDVTIQVLVQAREHLIRRTFEACEGAKNVIVHFYNSTSKLQRRVVFRKDRPAIKKLATDAAELIKSIAQDYPDTNWRWEYSPESFTGTELDFAVEVCDAVVDIMEATPDNPMIINLPSTVEMISPNVYADQIEWMHRNFAKRDSIIMSLHPHNDRGEGVAAAELGYMAGADRIEGCLFGNGERTGNVDLITLGLNMLTQGVDPQIDFSDLPKIRETVEYCNQLRVPERHPYGGELVFTAFSGSHQDAINKGLDALAQVVRPGANNTDVSWEELRETTWEVPYLPIDPKDVGRDYQAVIRVNSQSGKGGVAYIMKTDHGINMPRAMQAEFSSVVQAVTDAEGGEVNSKNMWDIFAAEFLDRTTPLELETFHVDNSTTETEDAKVTASIIYNGEKHVVSGSGNGPIAAYANALEGIGIDFEVIDYSQQSRTSGDDAEAACYIAAEVNGTRVWGAGIAGSTTRASINAITSAINRAA, from the coding sequence ATGTCCCCCAACGATTCTTTCATCTCCGCTCCGCGTGACATCACTACCCCGAACGGCCCGCGCAACGACAACCAGCCAGCCTGGAATAAGCAGCGCGGCTCCTCCATGCCAGTAAACCGCTACCAGAGCTTTGCTCAGGAAGTAGAACCCGTCACACTGACCGACCGTACTTGGCCGGATAAGACCATCACCGTCGCTCCTCAGTGGTGCGCGGTGGATCTGCGTGATGGCAATCAGGCCCTCATCGATCCGATGAGCCCGGAACGCAAGCACCGCATGTTCGACCTGCTGGTCAAGATGGGCTACAAGGAAATTGAGGTGGGCTTCCCCTCCGCGTCCCAGACGGACTTCAACTTCGTACGCGAAATCATCGAAGGCAACAAGATCCCCGATGACGTCACCATTCAGGTCTTGGTGCAGGCGCGCGAGCACCTCATCCGCCGCACTTTTGAGGCCTGTGAGGGTGCCAAGAACGTCATTGTTCACTTCTACAACTCAACGTCGAAGCTACAGCGACGCGTGGTCTTCCGCAAGGACCGCCCGGCCATCAAGAAGCTGGCGACGGATGCTGCGGAGCTCATCAAGTCCATTGCCCAGGACTACCCGGACACCAACTGGCGGTGGGAGTACTCGCCGGAGTCCTTTACCGGCACCGAGTTGGATTTTGCAGTCGAGGTCTGCGATGCGGTCGTCGACATTATGGAGGCAACCCCGGACAATCCGATGATCATCAACCTGCCATCCACGGTGGAGATGATTAGCCCGAACGTCTACGCCGACCAGATCGAATGGATGCACCGCAACTTTGCCAAGCGTGATTCCATCATCATGTCCCTGCACCCACACAATGACCGCGGTGAAGGTGTCGCCGCTGCGGAGCTGGGCTACATGGCCGGTGCGGACCGCATTGAGGGCTGCCTGTTTGGCAATGGTGAGCGCACCGGTAACGTCGACCTCATCACTTTGGGCCTGAACATGCTGACCCAGGGCGTAGATCCACAGATCGATTTCTCCGACCTGCCTAAGATACGTGAAACGGTGGAGTACTGCAACCAGTTGCGTGTCCCTGAGCGCCACCCCTACGGCGGCGAGCTGGTCTTCACGGCGTTCTCCGGCTCCCACCAGGACGCTATCAACAAGGGCTTGGATGCCCTGGCCCAAGTTGTGCGCCCCGGCGCAAACAACACCGACGTGTCCTGGGAAGAACTGCGTGAGACCACCTGGGAAGTTCCGTACCTGCCTATCGACCCAAAGGATGTGGGCCGCGATTACCAGGCCGTTATCCGCGTGAACTCGCAGTCCGGCAAGGGTGGCGTTGCCTACATCATGAAGACCGACCACGGCATCAACATGCCGCGCGCCATGCAGGCAGAGTTCTCCTCCGTTGTCCAGGCCGTCACTGACGCCGAGGGTGGCGAGGTCAACTCCAAGAACATGTGGGACATCTTTGCCGCCGAATTCCTCGACCGCACTACCCCGCTGGAGCTGGAAACCTTCCACGTTGATAACTCAACGACGGAAACGGAGGACGCCAAGGTGACTGCCTCGATCATTTACAACGGTGAGAAGCACGTCGTCTCCGGTAGCGGCAACGGCCCCATCGCCGCCTATGCCAACGCGCTGGAAGGCATTGGCATCGACTTTGAAGTCATCGATTACTCCCAGCAGTCCCGTACTTCCGGTGACGATGCTGAAGCTGCCTGTTACATCGCCGCAGAGGTCAACGGCACTCGGGTATGGGGCGCCGGCATCGCCGGCTCCACCACTCGCGCTTCCATCAACGCCATCACCTCAGCAATCAACCGCGCCGCCTAG
- a CDS encoding mannosyltransferase family protein, whose translation MLSKKTEPMPPESVDTPAGGVALDDASPQPRSAFIVSAVAVAVIGAAVRIGVLNLLSAVNDSELWDQLLAWDAKYYLEIASVGYFEADISADGPVYEKTMAFFPGFPMLLRAVGWTGLDLGIAALILNTVLTAVMAAGVMVLARRLGAGRAGQIAAAVVVTSAPMSIVFSMPYTEALFGALVVWGLVALDERAWWWAGAAGFVLSLTRLTAVDFLAVFGLWVLLYGRREWQAWLSLGIAALPLPAYLLWTQRYLADVGGYFGIQTKHWNSTFDGGAATLTFVWDTLTKNNDVGYLLTVLVILGAVVLLVASWGKANPVAWWFSAALMANVLLSDGILHSRPRLLLPAALLFVPWVIRAVKELPARIAWSGIAVWVLWSAWFSAYMIVVFEWAI comes from the coding sequence GTGCTTTCAAAGAAAACCGAGCCGATGCCCCCTGAATCTGTCGACACCCCTGCGGGTGGTGTCGCGCTGGACGACGCCTCCCCGCAGCCCCGCAGCGCCTTCATCGTGAGCGCTGTTGCCGTCGCTGTTATTGGGGCAGCGGTGCGTATTGGCGTGCTGAACCTTCTGAGCGCGGTGAATGACAGCGAACTGTGGGACCAACTCTTGGCATGGGATGCCAAGTATTACTTGGAGATTGCGAGTGTTGGCTATTTTGAGGCCGATATCAGTGCTGATGGCCCGGTGTACGAAAAGACGATGGCCTTCTTCCCTGGCTTCCCCATGCTCTTGCGGGCGGTGGGCTGGACAGGGCTTGACCTTGGGATCGCCGCGCTGATCCTCAATACGGTGCTCACTGCGGTCATGGCTGCGGGCGTTATGGTGCTTGCGCGACGGCTCGGCGCTGGTCGCGCCGGGCAGATTGCCGCCGCGGTTGTGGTGACGAGTGCGCCGATGTCCATTGTGTTTTCCATGCCGTATACCGAGGCACTCTTTGGTGCCCTCGTAGTCTGGGGGCTGGTAGCGCTGGATGAGCGTGCGTGGTGGTGGGCCGGTGCCGCGGGCTTCGTGCTGTCGTTGACGCGCTTGACCGCGGTGGATTTCCTTGCCGTATTTGGCCTGTGGGTGCTGCTGTATGGCCGGCGGGAATGGCAGGCCTGGCTAAGCCTTGGTATTGCCGCACTTCCGTTGCCTGCCTATCTCCTGTGGACGCAACGCTACCTAGCGGATGTCGGGGGCTATTTCGGCATTCAGACGAAGCATTGGAACTCGACCTTTGATGGTGGCGCCGCCACTTTGACGTTTGTATGGGACACCCTGACGAAGAATAACGACGTGGGCTACCTGCTGACCGTCCTTGTCATCCTTGGTGCTGTGGTGCTGCTCGTGGCGTCGTGGGGCAAGGCTAACCCAGTGGCGTGGTGGTTTAGTGCCGCGCTCATGGCGAATGTGTTGCTCTCAGACGGAATTTTGCATTCCCGCCCCCGCCTTCTTCTGCCGGCAGCGCTCCTCTTCGTGCCGTGGGTAATCCGTGCGGTCAAGGAACTTCCGGCCCGCATTGCCTGGTCTGGCATTGCAGTGTGGGTGCTGTGGTCGGCATGGTTCTCCGCCTACATGATTGTCGTCTTTGAATGGGCCATTTAG
- a CDS encoding suppressor of fused domain protein, which produces MSCWPPWRSWGHKAINADETAYWLDDVIPVDLEFKNIEGHRVGLAVLDDDQSLAVTCDFADVDTGLAHAEQGIDVRCELLAVARIGQAEVAAAVSAASSLLAKAAGVLPAQPGLLLPNLFGENDERFAYLSVRHGMLIAPYLWGGQTPQVAEDKRLTLVCQLLMLTDAEYAFAVEEGVPALQNAVAEHGIDLLDWQRSG; this is translated from the coding sequence GTGTCCTGCTGGCCGCCGTGGAGAAGCTGGGGGCATAAGGCTATCAACGCTGACGAGACGGCCTATTGGCTCGATGACGTCATCCCCGTTGACCTCGAGTTCAAAAACATCGAGGGGCACCGTGTGGGCTTAGCCGTGCTTGACGACGATCAATCGCTCGCCGTCACCTGCGACTTCGCCGACGTGGATACGGGGTTGGCCCACGCGGAGCAGGGTATCGATGTTCGTTGCGAGCTTCTCGCGGTTGCTCGCATCGGCCAAGCAGAGGTGGCTGCCGCTGTGAGCGCCGCGTCCAGCCTTCTCGCGAAGGCCGCCGGCGTTCTGCCGGCGCAGCCGGGCCTCCTGTTACCGAATCTCTTTGGTGAGAACGATGAGCGCTTCGCGTACCTGTCAGTGCGCCACGGCATGCTCATCGCTCCTTACCTGTGGGGCGGGCAGACCCCACAGGTAGCGGAGGATAAACGCCTGACGTTGGTGTGTCAGCTGCTCATGCTGACTGATGCCGAATATGCCTTCGCGGTTGAGGAAGGTGTACCGGCCCTGCAGAACGCAGTGGCGGAGCATGGCATCGATCTGTTGGACTGGCAGCGCTCGGGGTAG
- a CDS encoding type 1 glutamine amidotransferase — MTSLKIGLILPDVLGTYGDDGNALVLRQRARMRGYEAEIVPIKLGEPVPDSLDVYTLGGGEDTAQILAAEHLISDGGLTRAAANGRPIMAICAGLQVLGESFRASGRVVDGLGLLDATTASLSERAIGEVASEPTKAGITAELTEPLTGFENHMGATILGPAAQPLGTLTRGTGNADTAATYDLSDTTAQRAAEGAVQGSVIATYMHGPVLARNPQLADLLLAKAMGVALSELVPLDIPAIERLRTERFNASEPPRSQR; from the coding sequence ATGACTAGCCTTAAGATTGGCCTCATCCTGCCGGACGTGCTGGGCACCTACGGCGATGATGGCAATGCACTCGTATTGCGCCAGCGCGCTCGCATGCGCGGCTACGAGGCAGAGATTGTGCCCATCAAGTTGGGTGAGCCGGTGCCGGATTCGCTCGACGTCTACACCCTCGGCGGTGGCGAGGACACTGCGCAGATCCTCGCGGCTGAGCACCTTATTTCTGACGGCGGCCTCACTCGTGCGGCCGCTAACGGCCGTCCAATTATGGCTATCTGTGCAGGTCTGCAGGTACTCGGCGAATCTTTCCGGGCGTCTGGCCGCGTCGTGGACGGCCTGGGGCTTCTCGACGCCACCACCGCCTCCCTGTCCGAGCGCGCCATCGGCGAAGTGGCCTCCGAGCCCACCAAGGCGGGCATCACCGCCGAGCTCACCGAGCCACTCACCGGTTTTGAGAACCACATGGGCGCGACCATCTTGGGCCCGGCCGCCCAGCCTTTGGGCACCCTGACTCGCGGCACCGGCAATGCTGATACCGCTGCCACCTACGACTTGTCCGACACTACTGCCCAGCGCGCCGCCGAGGGCGCCGTTCAGGGCAGCGTCATCGCCACCTACATGCACGGCCCAGTACTCGCCCGCAATCCACAGCTGGCAGATCTCCTGCTGGCCAAAGCCATGGGCGTTGCCCTCAGTGAGCTCGTACCGCTCGACATCCCCGCCATCGAGCGCCTGCGCACCGAGCGCTTCAACGCCTCCGAGCCGCCGCGCTCGCAGCGCTAA